CCATCCCTGCTTGGCAGCCGATTCATAAATCGGACATGCAGTTGATCCCTGACCCAACTTCCATCTTTTTGGATCCATTCACTGCAGATCCTACTCTTGTAGTATTCTGTGATGTTTGGGACATCTATAAGAACCAAGCTTACGAAAAATGCCCTCGTTCCATCGCTAAAAATGCGGTGAAATACCTGAAAGAAACCGGGATCGGCGATACTGTTTATTTCGGACCAGAAAATGAGTTCTTCCTTTTCGACGGTTTGAAAGTAAGAGACGCGATCAATATCCAATACTATGAATTGGAATCTTCCGAAGGTATCTGGAACTCTCACACTGACATGCCAGGTTCCATCAACACTGGACACCGTCCAGGAACCAAAGGTGGTTACTTCCCAGTAGCTCCTGTGGATTCTCAAGTGGATCTTCGTGCTGATATCGTTAAAACTCTTCATAAGATTGGAATGGAAACTTTCGTGGTTCACCACGAGGTTGCTCAAGCCCAAGGAGAGATCGGAGTTAAATTCGGAACTCTTATTGAAGCAGCTGATAACGTTCAAAAACTGAAATATGTTGTTAAGAACGTAGCTCATAAATGGGGAAAAACTGCAACCTTCATGCCTAAACCTCTTTACGGAGACAACGGTAACGGTATGCACTGCCACCAATCCATTTGGAAAGACGGCAAAAACCTATTTGCAGGAAACGGATACCAAGGTTTGAGCGAGCTTGCTCTTAACTATACTGGTGGTGTATTGAAGCACGGAAAAACCGTAGCTGCTTTCACTAATGCTTCTACTAACTCTTATAAGAGACTTCTTCCAGGATTCGAAGCTCCTGCGATTTTAGCTTATTCTGCTCAGAACCGTTCTGCTTGCGCGAGAATTCCGTTCGTTAGCGGCGAAAAAGCTAAACGTGTTGAGTTCCGCTTCCCAGATTCTTCTGCGAACCCTTATCTTGCATTTGCTGCATTGCTTATGGCAGGACTTGACGGGATTCAGAACAAGATCGATCCGGGACCACCTCGGGAAGAAGACTTGTTCGAACTTTCTCTGGATGAGATCCGTGAGAAAGGAATCCAACAAATGCCTCACACTCTTAGAGAAGCAATTGAGCATATGTTGGCTGGTAAAGAAATTTTCAAAAAAGGAAATGTATTTACCGAAGAGTTCATCCAAACCTACAAAGCTTACAAATTCGAAACCGAAATTTGGCCTTGGGAAGGACGTCCTCACCCATTCGAGTTCCTTACTACTTATTCTTGCTAATCGTAAGAATTCAGTATGGATTAAAAAACCCCGGAACATTCCGGGGTTTTTTTATGGGATCTGATCTAAGTTCGGCTTATCCGCTTCTGGATATTTTGCCAAATAAGCGCCAACGGTTTCTCTTTTTTTAGTCAGCCTTTCTCTATGATCTGAAATGATCTGTCCGAAGTCTAACTTGCCTGTGATGATCTCATATCTTTCTGTTTCAATCGTTCCTAGATCCAGATCGTAATCTATTTCAGAAGCCTGGTCTGCGTATTTTCTGGACGCTTCCCAATAAGGAATCGCTTCTTTATAGAATGAATCTGCTACTTCAAAGGATTGTTTGAGCTCGTGGGCAAAATCTAAATTATAAAAATATAAATGTCTTTTATCAAATTGAGAAGCGATCCTCATATAGGATCTCATGATTTGCAGATTCATATGCATAAAGATCAGAAGTCTGTATTTATGATATTCTTCTTCGTTTGTTACTCTGCAGAGTGCATTCCTTGGATGGCGGAATCTTTTTTGTAAACCTGCTTTTAAGAAGAATATATTTCTTCTGAGTTCATTCTCTTTATAATGAAGTTTGAGACCATACATCTCATAATAATCTTCTAAAAACTTTGGCTCCCATTTATGGAGTTTATAAGGAACCCAGTCTGAAAACTTGGTGTATACACCATGCTTCTCGTATTCGTAATTATAATCCAGATCAGGTTCAGTGCTGATCGATACTGGAATTGGATTCAAATTTTGTAATGTAGGGGAGAAGAGCAGAAAAACTAGGATCCAGGCCCGCGTTATGTGTCTTATTCTTCTCTGCATTCTATTTTATTCTATCGGCCTTTCTTTCCAATCCTGGAAGGGAAAAGAAACGTCGAAACATTCTACTTTAGTAGGGGAGATGCCAATTTGGCATTATTGGGGATCAAGTTTTGAGAAAAAAAGCGACCACGTCCTAAAAAATGTTCCAAAATATTGAATAAATTGTTTACAAAATCTGCTAAACTCTGAGTTATATCCGCTATATTGGATTTTAATCCAAAATAAGGGACTCCCCATATGTTAAAAAATACAATTACGAGCCGACCGAGTCGGAACAAAAAATATATACTTTTGCCGGTTAGACTTCTTTTGTCTTTCGGACTTTTAGGACTAGGAACTCTTTGGGCCCAGGCGGTAGAACCTCCTAAACAAGAAACAGTTACTCAGGCTGAGACAACTCCTGTGAAACCTGCGGCTGCGGAAGAGAAAACTACTGCTCCTTCTACCCAAACTCCTGCTGCAACCGCGACTAGTTCTGGGGACGCAAAGGACAAAGATAAGGAGAAGGATAAAGCTCCTGCAGTTCCTTACAAAAGCCCTTGGAGAGGTAAGTTAGATGGGGAATTACTTGGAACTTTACTATTAACTCCGGAACACCAAGACGTAGTTAAGAAAAGTCCCAATCTTTGGCTCACTGATAACCTTCGTTTCGGTATACAGATCCGTCCTAGATTCGAAAATTTTAATAATCAAGATTTTGATAAATCCACAAGTGATTCTAAAAACTACGTTACCCAAAATAGCCAGTTCTGGACTCTTTTGGATATTAACGAATCATTCGCGGTGAAATTGACCATCCAAGATACTCGTTTGTATGGGCAATATAAAGACCCAAGTGGAACAGGATATGGTCCAACTTCTTTTACGAATTCTATCGGAACTGCATACGCTCCTGGAAGCCAGGTCCCGGTAAAAAATAATACGGATATCAGAGAAGCTTACTTGATTTGGAAGGACTTTCTTCCTTATACAAAAGTGTATTTAGGTCGTCAGACTTTCTCTTACGGAGATTCCAGAATTATAGGAGCTCGTAATGATAGCCAGATCGGTAACTCTTTCGATGGGGTAAGAGTTGCATTCGATACTAAGACTTGGTCCACACATGCTGGTTATACTGTTCTTGCAGAAGAAAGTAATGGTCCGAACGGATTTGTGACTGCAAACAGCCAGAAAGTTGGTGGAGCAAAAGCTCTTAATGATACTTATCTTGCATTCTTATACAATACATGGAAACCTTCTGAAGAGTTAGTGGTAGATCTTTATGAGATCGGTGTTATCAAAAAGTATAATACTACTACAGCTACTGGCCCTCTTGTAGATCCGAACCAAAGAACAAACGGTAGAGATAATTTGTTCACTACCGGTATTCGTCTCAGCAATAGAACTGCTTCAGGTAGAAGTCTTCCTGCAGGAAAATCTTGGGACTGGGGTTTGGAATACGCAGCTCAAACAGGAAGCACAGGCCAAACAATAGACGCTTCTTGGGATACTCTAAACACTACTATCGGATCCGGAACAAACAAACATGCAGCTTACAAGGAAACAGTTCAGCATGACGCTTCCTTCTTCTTGGCTCAAACTGGTTATAACTATAAAGGTTTCCGTGTGGGAGTTCAATTCGCAAGAGCTTCCGGTGACCCGAATAGAGCTGATGGAAAATCCGGAACCTGGGATCCATTATTTGCTACAAGATCGGGTGGATTCCCTTATTTCGATTCAGGGAATGGTATTGCGAATGCTGCATTCTGGGCGAACGTAAGAACTTCTTCCGTTCATATCCAATACTATGATGATACCTGGGGAAGATTCATTTTCGCAGTTTATGATATTCGCAAGGATAAAGTCCAAGATGCTTGGTATGACGGTAATAGGAACGCAGTTACAGGAAGCACTGGATATGACGCGAATGGAGACTTCCTTGCGAATAAGGCTGTTTCAGGAAGTACTGAAAACTATGCCAACAATCCTTTCCTGAAAAATTGGCAACCTGGACATAGACTTTTGTTGGAATATGATCTGATTTATATCAAGAAGATCAATGATTACTTCTCGGTCTGGGCAGGAGCCACTGTTCTTTACGCGGGAGACGCGATCAAAAACCAAAAACAATTCAATTTCGACCGAAATAGTACCTATTTCTCACTCACTCTTCAGTTCGCCATCTGAAGCAGTAGTCCAGCTTATGCCCGGTCTTTTTTTGAAAAGGATCGGGCTTTTTCTGTCCTTTCTACCTTTCCACTTCGTCCAAACAAGTACGGACCAAATCTAGGGGTGTCACCGATCCGGGAATTCAGGATTGACCATACTTTTAGAAATCGCATCTTGGTTTCGAGGTTATGGAGTCGATAATGAATCTTAGGAGAAAGACAAATCCTGTTTGGGTCTAATCGTCCATCTCATGAAGAAAATTCGGATCCTTCTCTCCTCAACGTTTGGCCAAAGAGCCGGACTTCTAATATTCTTCTTTTCCCTAACTAGCTCCTTGCAAGCCCAGTCCCAGGTCGTTTCTGAATCCTGGATGTCTTCTCTAAACAGATGGTTGGAAACAGGAATTTCCGGTTCAGAGTTCGGATTTCATTCCGCGATCTTTCTGGTTTTGGGAGGATTGTGCGCAAGCCTTCTTCCTTGTGTTTATCCTTTGTATCCAATCACAGTTGGGATCATTAAAGCAAGGGGAGAAACTGCCACGAACAAAATGTTCCACCCCTTGGTGTATTATGCAGGATTAGCGTCCATGTATTTTTGCTTCGGTCTTGTGGCAGGAGTTTCAGGTGGAGCATTTAATACTGTTCTAAGATTCCCAGGAACGAACTTATTCTTAGCCGTAATTATTTTCTTATTGGGACTTGCTTCATTAGGAATTTTGCATCTACCAATTTTCCCTGTGAAAGAATGGAAAGGATGCCAAGGTTGGAAGGGAACCTTCCTGTTAGGAATGGGAGCAGGATTTTTATCTTCTCCATGTGTTGGTCCGATCGTAGTTGCGATCTTGATCCAAGTGACCGCTGGGGTCCAAAGTATTAGTGTTTATTCTTTAGCAGTCTCTGCATTTAAGATGGCACTATTTGGGCTCGGACTTGGATTACCGTTTTTATTTTTAGGAGTATTTGGTCTTTCTCTTCCCCGCGGGGGTAAATGGACTAGATGGATACAGATCGTTTTAGGATTTGTGGTCTTCTATTTTGCTTGGTCTTATTATAATAAGGCAATGCAATTATGGTCTGTTCCTACTGATTTGAGTCTTGGGATCTTGGCCGCTGCTCTTGGCATTTTGGCCGCAGCATATTTTTACCAACCAGTATCCCTTCTCCGCACTGAAAGAATGAAGAAGGCATTACTCCTTACTGGACTGATCTGTTCTAGCGCGATCTTAATCAGACTTGCTGGTTGGGGAGTTGCTCCTGGTGGGATCAAAAAGGATCTTGTAGAAGAGCATGGAAATCTAGAGTGGCATCGAATTTCTGATACTGCATTTGAGACTGCTCGAACAGAAGATCGTTTAGTATTTGCGGATTTTTATGCAGATTGGTGCTCTAATTGTAAGGCTTTTGAAGAGTTAACCATCTCCGATCCGAATTTGAACCAGGCATTAGGTAAAACTATTCTTTTGAAGATTAAGGATGATGATAAGGATTTTCTAATATATGAGAATGATCCTAGATTTCCTGAATTGAAAATTGGACTTCCATTCTTTGTGATCTTCTCCGCAGATGGGAAGGTTCTTTTTAAAACTACAAATTATTTAAATACGGCGGATATGATCCGTACTATCAAAGGTGAGAATATCCACGCCTCAGGTGAATGAGACTGTGAGACGCGGAGTGGTTGAGAGCCACAGAGATATTTTCACACAGAGACGCGGAGCCTCAGAGATTTTTTAAGCTGGGACTGGTTCCTTTTCCCAGAGTTTCCATTTCACTAAGAAATATAAACCAACGAGTATGATCGCGATTGATACATACTGAGATTGAGAAAATCCATGCCAGTAGTATCCATTTAAGAAGGTAGTAGTTTCTCCATTCGCTCCTGGAATATTTGATTGAACAGGAGGATCAAAGAATGGGATCACTGCTTTGTTTACTCTTAAGAACTCGATCGCTAATCTTGCAAGCCCATGTAGGATCAGATACTGAGCACCTAAGCTGAACTTTTTGAAGTTTTGAAATCTCGCCCATTTTTGGAAGTAGATGAAGAATAGAAAAGATACGAATGCTTCCATGACTGGAGTATTCCAAACTGGAACACCACTTGGAACAGCACTCGTTGGCCAATAGGTGAATGTTAAAATCGGAATATGTGAATGAGTTGCAAATCCGTAACAACCATCTCCTGAAACAAAACATCCTAATCTACCGATTGCATAACCCAATGCCATGCTTGGAATTGTAGCGTCCAGGTAAGCTTTTACATCCAATTTGTTTTGGATCATGTATAAGCTGATGAATAAGATCCCGAATAGGAATCCGCCATAAAATACTAATCCACTTCCGGAGAATAAACTGGACCAAAGTCCTGGGCGACCAGGGAAACCATCAAAATGGGTGAGTGGATACAGATATTTTCCGTCAAAACCTGGAGTATCTACGAATACTTGGTCCCAGATCTCAAAGATAAAAAATATCTTAGCGCCTACGAATGTTCCGAAAACTCCTAAGATCAAAAGCCAATCTGCATGAGTTGGTTCTAAATTTCTTCTTTCTAGTTCTTTTGGTAGAAGATAGGAAGCCGCTAAAAAGGCGATGACTACTAAAATGCTGAATGTGGAAATTCCTTCCCAACCGCTGCTGATGTATTTCTGGACGAAAGGTACTAGTCCGGGAATATCTATGACTTTATACATGGTTCCTTCTTTGGATCTTTTTTCCCTTATATTCGTTCCCCGAATCGGGAAAGTTTCGGAGAGATTAAAATTTATTCCATATTCACAAATTCGGCAGGATCCATAGGAGGATCATAACCTATATGGACTTCGTAATGTACGTGAGGTCCTGTAGCCTTTCCTGTGGAGCCTACATTGCCTATATGTTGGCCTCTGGTGACTAATTGTCCTTTTTCTACAAAGACTACGGAGCAATGTCCGTACACTGTATAAAATCCATTCAAATGATTGATACGAATACTTTTTCCGAGTCCACCCGCAGATTGTCCATTATCTTCTATCACACCTGGAGCTGTTGCGTAGATAGGAATTCCTTCGCCGGCAGCAAAGTCTATACCTGAGTGAAACTCTCCCATCTCTACTAGGCCGAATGGATCCACTCTTCCTCCAAAAGTAGAAGTCACAAATCCTACTCCAGGTTTTAAAGGTCTACCTCTTGGCATAGCATACAGAATGGATTCTCTTTCTTCCAGATAATCAAATGCGTTTTGGAAAGCATGTTTGATCTTGTATAATTCAATATTTCTTTCCGCAAAACCTTCAACCGTATCAGAATATAAATCCATGTTAGTTGATGATTCTGGAACATTCTTCTTTAAACTGAATTCAGGTACATAATCGAAGGTGAGAATTCTTTTCCAGGGAACTTCTTCCCAAGCGACTAGGTTTAATTGTTCAGTCTTTTTTTCTAATCCGGAAATTTCTTTCTTAGCATCTTTGAGAAGAGAGTTATAATAAAGAAATAGTCCAACATTATTGTCAGTTTCTCTGATCAACTCTCGATTTGGTACGAAGAAGAAGTTCATATAGACTACGAATGCACTCGCGAGCAGAAAAAGTAGGACCGAAAGCACTCCTAAAAACGCGGCCATAAAAACACTTAGCTCCACATTCAGCACAGCTTCGTGATCGTGAGGTACGAGTAGGAAAGAAATTTTGCGAGAGCCTTTTTCTTTGATTTTTAGCCAGGAAGAACGAAGGCGAAGATACTTAATCTTCAGCCTTTCTGCGGCTCGGGGGCGGTCTTCGAACTTTGCCTCGTTGTTCATAGATTTTTACTTGCAGGTAGGGGTCCGACGGGGATTATAGGACTTAACTATCCCATCATATGAAATTTCTGTCCAATCTCTTCAAGAAAAAAATAGGATCCGTCGACGACATTCTTATTTATCCGGAGGGACGGAGGTTCTATCGGGATTCTCACCCGGTCCGCAAGACCATGATCGACGAGGATGCGGTAAAGATCATCCACCGTCTCCACAAATTTGGATACAAGGCCTATATCGTGGGTGGGGGAGTTCGTGACCTTCTTTTGGGACGTAAGCCAAAAGATTTTGACGTGGTCACCAACGCGACTCCGAATCAAATTAAGAAAATCTTTAATAACTGCCGTATCATCGGTCGCAGATTTAAAATTGTTCATATTCTCTTCAAGGGAAAGGTGATCGAGGTCAGTACTTTTCGTTCTCTTCCAGAACATCGTTTCGAAAAACCTGTAGAAGATCAGGATTATCTGATCAAACGGGACAATAAATTCGGAACCCCGCAAGAAGACGCTGCCAGAAGAGACTTCACCATCAACGCGTTATACTATGATATCCGTAATGATTCCATCGTGGATTATGTGGGTGGATACGAAGATATCCAAAGCAGACAACTCAGAGTGATTGGAAATCCGGATATTTCTTTTAGAGAAGATCCGGTCAGAATGTTGCGTGCAGTAAAGTTTGCGGTTCTACTCGGTCTTAAGATTGATAAGGGAACTTCCAAATCTATTAAGAAGAATGTTCACGAGTTGGAAAAAGCTTCTTCTTCCCGTATGTTGGAAGAATATAATAAAATTTTCCGTACTTGGAGAACTTCCCTTATATTCCAAGGAATGGCTCAAAATTCTCTTTTAGAAGTTCTTCTCAAAGAAGCATTCGAAAGAGAACGTAGAAAAAATCCTGACTTTGGCGAAAAGTTTTTAGAAACCAGAGTTGGAAAACGTTTGGCGATTGCAGATAAACTTCTTTCCGAAAGAGAAGAGCTTACTCCTCAGATCTTTTATGCACTTTTATTTTCCGACCTTGCAGAAGAGTCTTTAACTAAGAAGAGCGGGGGCCATTTAGTTGCTTCCTTAAAACTAGCTTTGGAGCCTATTTTCCAAAGATTAGGAACTCCTAAAAAAGATAAGGAAAGACTGATCAAGGTATTTGCGTCTCAAGAAAGATTTACTCATATCGAAGACGATAAAGCTTCCCAAAATAATTTCTTCCGTAAGAAAGATTTCTTCTACGATGCATTTTACGTTTATAAGATCAATGCGATCGCAGATAATAATGATAAGGCTCTACAGTCTGCATTTTTCTGGGAAATCTCCCTTCGCAAAAGACCTGTGCTACCAAATAGTATCGGTGGCGGCGGAGGCAAGAGAGAAAGCGGGCAACAGGGCCCTCGTCCGAACCGAAACCGTAAAGAAAGAGAAGGTGGCGGTGGCCGATTTAAAGATCGTAACCGAAAGGGTGGTCGTCAAAACGGAGAACAATCTAAGCCACAACCTGAAGCAAGTTCAGAAGATTCAGATTTTAACGAATCCGATTGATATTGATTATTCGAAGGATTGGATCACGAACTGAAGGCTTGTCTTGCCTCTAAAAGTGTTCTCCTCTAAAGAACCCCAAAGATCTAACTCGCCTTTATCTCTTAACGCTTGAGAGAATTCTTCCGCCTTATTCCAGATGATACATTGGATAGATTCGGAAGAAGCTAAAATTTTGAATCTTGCATGTTTACCATCTGACAAAGGACGATAAGAAAGTATTTTTGCTCCTTTTACAGAAAGTAACGGAGCAGGATTTTCCATACCGAAAGGTTCGAATAATCCGAGCTCTGTATATAAATTTTCTCTTAACTCCTGAGGCCTGAGGCTCACTAAACTTTTGGTCTCTTCTTGTAAGCCTGAAACTTTTTCCGATTCTAACCAACTTCCTGCTTCTTGGAAAAGAATTTCTGCCAGTTTTGGGATCTGATCGATTGAAAGAGAAAATCCTCCGGCTTCTTTGTGGCCACCAAATTGGTGAAAAACATTTTCCGCTTTTTTGAGAAGGTTTAAGACATTCTCAGTTCCGTAAGCTCTAACACTTCCTTTTGCATGTCCATGATCTGGAGCTATAAATACCACAGGCCTTTTGTATTGTTCCACAAGTCTTGTGGCTACAATTCCAGAAACTCCAGGTTCGA
The genomic region above belongs to Leptospira saintgironsiae and contains:
- the glnA gene encoding type I glutamate--ammonia ligase; translated protein: MAKNAAEVIAFAKANKILFYDFRFTDIKGAWHHVSYHVDSVEEDTLKGLPFDGSSIPAWQPIHKSDMQLIPDPTSIFLDPFTADPTLVVFCDVWDIYKNQAYEKCPRSIAKNAVKYLKETGIGDTVYFGPENEFFLFDGLKVRDAINIQYYELESSEGIWNSHTDMPGSINTGHRPGTKGGYFPVAPVDSQVDLRADIVKTLHKIGMETFVVHHEVAQAQGEIGVKFGTLIEAADNVQKLKYVVKNVAHKWGKTATFMPKPLYGDNGNGMHCHQSIWKDGKNLFAGNGYQGLSELALNYTGGVLKHGKTVAAFTNASTNSYKRLLPGFEAPAILAYSAQNRSACARIPFVSGEKAKRVEFRFPDSSANPYLAFAALLMAGLDGIQNKIDPGPPREEDLFELSLDEIREKGIQQMPHTLREAIEHMLAGKEIFKKGNVFTEEFIQTYKAYKFETEIWPWEGRPHPFEFLTTYSC
- a CDS encoding alginate export family protein, whose amino-acid sequence is MSFGLLGLGTLWAQAVEPPKQETVTQAETTPVKPAAAEEKTTAPSTQTPAATATSSGDAKDKDKEKDKAPAVPYKSPWRGKLDGELLGTLLLTPEHQDVVKKSPNLWLTDNLRFGIQIRPRFENFNNQDFDKSTSDSKNYVTQNSQFWTLLDINESFAVKLTIQDTRLYGQYKDPSGTGYGPTSFTNSIGTAYAPGSQVPVKNNTDIREAYLIWKDFLPYTKVYLGRQTFSYGDSRIIGARNDSQIGNSFDGVRVAFDTKTWSTHAGYTVLAEESNGPNGFVTANSQKVGGAKALNDTYLAFLYNTWKPSEELVVDLYEIGVIKKYNTTTATGPLVDPNQRTNGRDNLFTTGIRLSNRTASGRSLPAGKSWDWGLEYAAQTGSTGQTIDASWDTLNTTIGSGTNKHAAYKETVQHDASFFLAQTGYNYKGFRVGVQFARASGDPNRADGKSGTWDPLFATRSGGFPYFDSGNGIANAAFWANVRTSSVHIQYYDDTWGRFIFAVYDIRKDKVQDAWYDGNRNAVTGSTGYDANGDFLANKAVSGSTENYANNPFLKNWQPGHRLLLEYDLIYIKKINDYFSVWAGATVLYAGDAIKNQKQFNFDRNSTYFSLTLQFAI
- a CDS encoding cytochrome c biogenesis protein CcdA — protein: MKKIRILLSSTFGQRAGLLIFFFSLTSSLQAQSQVVSESWMSSLNRWLETGISGSEFGFHSAIFLVLGGLCASLLPCVYPLYPITVGIIKARGETATNKMFHPLVYYAGLASMYFCFGLVAGVSGGAFNTVLRFPGTNLFLAVIIFLLGLASLGILHLPIFPVKEWKGCQGWKGTFLLGMGAGFLSSPCVGPIVVAILIQVTAGVQSISVYSLAVSAFKMALFGLGLGLPFLFLGVFGLSLPRGGKWTRWIQIVLGFVVFYFAWSYYNKAMQLWSVPTDLSLGILAAALGILAAAYFYQPVSLLRTERMKKALLLTGLICSSAILIRLAGWGVAPGGIKKDLVEEHGNLEWHRISDTAFETARTEDRLVFADFYADWCSNCKAFEELTISDPNLNQALGKTILLKIKDDDKDFLIYENDPRFPELKIGLPFFVIFSADGKVLFKTTNYLNTADMIRTIKGENIHASGE
- a CDS encoding prolipoprotein diacylglyceryl transferase; its protein translation is MYKVIDIPGLVPFVQKYISSGWEGISTFSILVVIAFLAASYLLPKELERRNLEPTHADWLLILGVFGTFVGAKIFFIFEIWDQVFVDTPGFDGKYLYPLTHFDGFPGRPGLWSSLFSGSGLVFYGGFLFGILFISLYMIQNKLDVKAYLDATIPSMALGYAIGRLGCFVSGDGCYGFATHSHIPILTFTYWPTSAVPSGVPVWNTPVMEAFVSFLFFIYFQKWARFQNFKKFSLGAQYLILHGLARLAIEFLRVNKAVIPFFDPPVQSNIPGANGETTTFLNGYYWHGFSQSQYVSIAIILVGLYFLVKWKLWEKEPVPA
- a CDS encoding M23 family metallopeptidase, with amino-acid sequence MNNEAKFEDRPRAAERLKIKYLRLRSSWLKIKEKGSRKISFLLVPHDHEAVLNVELSVFMAAFLGVLSVLLFLLASAFVVYMNFFFVPNRELIRETDNNVGLFLYYNSLLKDAKKEISGLEKKTEQLNLVAWEEVPWKRILTFDYVPEFSLKKNVPESSTNMDLYSDTVEGFAERNIELYKIKHAFQNAFDYLEERESILYAMPRGRPLKPGVGFVTSTFGGRVDPFGLVEMGEFHSGIDFAAGEGIPIYATAPGVIEDNGQSAGGLGKSIRINHLNGFYTVYGHCSVVFVEKGQLVTRGQHIGNVGSTGKATGPHVHYEVHIGYDPPMDPAEFVNME
- the pcnB gene encoding polynucleotide adenylyltransferase PcnB gives rise to the protein MKFLSNLFKKKIGSVDDILIYPEGRRFYRDSHPVRKTMIDEDAVKIIHRLHKFGYKAYIVGGGVRDLLLGRKPKDFDVVTNATPNQIKKIFNNCRIIGRRFKIVHILFKGKVIEVSTFRSLPEHRFEKPVEDQDYLIKRDNKFGTPQEDAARRDFTINALYYDIRNDSIVDYVGGYEDIQSRQLRVIGNPDISFREDPVRMLRAVKFAVLLGLKIDKGTSKSIKKNVHELEKASSSRMLEEYNKIFRTWRTSLIFQGMAQNSLLEVLLKEAFERERRKNPDFGEKFLETRVGKRLAIADKLLSEREELTPQIFYALLFSDLAEESLTKKSGGHLVASLKLALEPIFQRLGTPKKDKERLIKVFASQERFTHIEDDKASQNNFFRKKDFFYDAFYVYKINAIADNNDKALQSAFFWEISLRKRPVLPNSIGGGGGKRESGQQGPRPNRNRKEREGGGGRFKDRNRKGGRQNGEQSKPQPEASSEDSDFNESD